Genomic window (Subtercola endophyticus):
GGTCGTCCCGGAACGTGATCTTTCTCATTGAAGAGCGAAGGAGTTCTAATGAAGAGAAAGACCGGTCGTTTCGTGGCGTCGCTGGCATCGGCGGTTCTCATCGGCGCGGCGCTGCTGATGGCGGGAGCCAGCGGGGCGCAGGCAGCGCCATTGTGTTCAGGGCCGGACGCGCCGTCAGCGTGCCATCCGAAACCACCGGCGCCCCCTCCGCGGCCGAACGATCTCGAGAGCCAACCGTTCACGCCCACTCCGGGCGTCTACAACGTGATCGACGTAGCCATGGGAGTCGTCACCCCCGCTGCGGTGCAAGGCTACGCCAAGGGCGACGACACACCGTATCGAGTGTCCATCAGCTGCACGAACGGCTATTTCTTCAGCCATTCGATGACAATGTCTGATCCCGGCACCCTGAGGTACACCATCGTGATTCCTCCAGACGCGGCGGCCGGCGCATGTTACGGCGCCACCTGGGATCAATCGACGCTCGGGCTTTACACGGTGAACGTCTACCTGGAAGAGCGAAAGACCAAGACGTTCGACGACTGGCACGTCGACTTCAACCCGTGACGATCTTGTCGCGGATCTGGCGCTTGGTGCGGGCGAGCAGGGCCGTCATTCCGCGGATGCGCAGGGGAGAGACCGCCTGGGTGAGGCCGATCATCGAGGGATAGTCGTCGGGAACGGCGAGCACTTCGTCGGCCGTGAGGCCGGCGAGGCCCTGCGCCAGAATCGAGGCGAAGCCGCGGGTGGTGGGCGACTCCTTCGGGGCGGTCGCGAACAGGTGCACGATGCGGTTCTCGTCGACTTCGACGAAGATGAACACGGGCGACTGGCACTCGACGACACGCTCGAAGAGATCCGGATGATCGCGGTACCGCTCGGGCAGCTCGGGCAGCTCGTTCGAGAACTCGAGCAGCAACTGCAGCCGGTCTTTGAGCGACAACTCGAGAAAGTCGTCGCGAATCTCGGCCAGGGCGGGTTGGAGTTCGGTGTCAGCCATGCTGCCTCAAGTTTCTCACGAAAAACGTAGGAGAATCCGGGGGTGTGGCGCGCATGCGGCGGTTCACCCTCGGATTCTCCTAGGTTTTGGCGGGCGGTGATTTACTTCTTGGAGACGTGCTCGCCGCGGCCTTCGCCTTGCACGATGGGCACACGCACGGCGGAACCCCACTCGGTCCACGAGCCGTCGTAGTTGCGCACGCCCTCGAAGCCGAGCAGGTGGGTGAGCACGAACCAGGTGTGGCTCGAGCGCTCACCAATGCGGCAGTAGGCGATGACGTCGTCGCTGTCGTCGAGGCCGAGGCCCTCGCGGTAGATCGAGTTCAGGTCGGCCAGCGGCTTGAACGTTCCGTCTTCTGCGGCAGCCTTGGCCCACGGCACGTTGTGCGCGCTCGGAATGTGGCCGGCGCGCAGCGCGCCCTCTTCTGGATAGGCGGGGGCGGTGGTGCGTTCTCCGCTGTACTCCTCGGGGGAGCGCACGTCGATGAGCTTGCCACCGGCTTCGAGGTGGTCGAGCACGTCGTCTTTGAAGGCGCGGATCTCGACGTCGCTACGTTCGGCGATCGGGTACTCGCGCGGGGTGATGTCGGGCTCGTCGGTGGTGACGGCGCGGCCTTCGGAGATCCACTTGTCACGTCCGCCGTCGAGCAGCCGAACATCCTCGTGCCCGAACAGGCTGAACACCCAGAGTGTGTACGCGGCCCACCAGTTGCTCTTGTCGCCATAGATGACCACGGTGGAGTTGCGGTCGATGCCGCGGCTGCCGGCCAGTACGGCGAACTCTTCGCCGAAGATGTAGTCGCGCGTCACCGGGTCGTTGAGGTCGGTGTGCCAGTCGATCTTGACCGCGCCCGGAATGTGGCCGGTCTCGTAGAGCAGCACGTCTTCGTCGGATTCGACGACAACCAGATCGGTGTCGCCGAGGTGTTCGGCGAGCCATTCGGTGCTCACCAAGCGGTTCGGGTGAGCGTACTCGGCGAATTTGGGCGTGGTGTCGGCTTCGACAGCCATTGTTACCTCCGGGTTGTGGCCGTGCGGCCAGTCGTTCAAAGTGCTGTTTAATACTGATGATGACAACCGAGAGCGGCAGTACAACTATTCCATTGCACCTCGTCGATCTTCGCCCCACCTTGAGTGGCGCAGAGATGGCGGCCGTTCTGGTGCCACCGCGCCAGTTTGACACGGCTTCGTTCGACTCTTATAGGCCCGACCGTGATTACCCGTCACAAGGCGAAACACTGCACAAGGTGCGCGACTTCGCCAAGACCTGGGGGCCCGCCAAGGGCGGCGGGTTCTTCAGCCGCTCCAAGAAGATTGCCGCAGAAAAGCCCGGCATCTACCTCGACGGCGGGTTCGGCGTCGGCAAGACTCATCTGCTCGCCTCGCTCTGGCACGCGGCGCCGAGCCCGAAGTACTTCGGCACGTTCATCGAGTTCACCGCGCTCGTCGGCGCACTCGGCTATCTCGACACCGTGAAGCTGCTCACCGGGGCCAAGCTGATCGCCATCGACGAGTTCGAACTCGACGACCCGGGCGACACCATGATGATGACCCGTCTGCTCGGCGACCTCGTGGCCGGCGGAACGAAGATCGCCGCGACCTCGAACACCCCG
Coding sequences:
- a CDS encoding SufE family protein; this translates as MADTELQPALAEIRDDFLELSLKDRLQLLLEFSNELPELPERYRDHPDLFERVVECQSPVFIFVEVDENRIVHLFATAPKESPTTRGFASILAQGLAGLTADEVLAVPDDYPSMIGLTQAVSPLRIRGMTALLARTKRQIRDKIVTG
- a CDS encoding sulfurtransferase, whose translation is MAVEADTTPKFAEYAHPNRLVSTEWLAEHLGDTDLVVVESDEDVLLYETGHIPGAVKIDWHTDLNDPVTRDYIFGEEFAVLAGSRGIDRNSTVVIYGDKSNWWAAYTLWVFSLFGHEDVRLLDGGRDKWISEGRAVTTDEPDITPREYPIAERSDVEIRAFKDDVLDHLEAGGKLIDVRSPEEYSGERTTAPAYPEEGALRAGHIPSAHNVPWAKAAAEDGTFKPLADLNSIYREGLGLDDSDDVIAYCRIGERSSHTWFVLTHLLGFEGVRNYDGSWTEWGSAVRVPIVQGEGRGEHVSKK
- the zapE gene encoding cell division protein ZapE, which gives rise to MTTESGSTTIPLHLVDLRPTLSGAEMAAVLVPPRQFDTASFDSYRPDRDYPSQGETLHKVRDFAKTWGPAKGGGFFSRSKKIAAEKPGIYLDGGFGVGKTHLLASLWHAAPSPKYFGTFIEFTALVGALGYLDTVKLLTGAKLIAIDEFELDDPGDTMMMTRLLGDLVAGGTKIAATSNTPPNALGEGRFAAQDFLREIQKLADRFEIIRIDGLDYRRRNIEGHARSLDDDALTAAMGTLTAEGRRYTVDSFADLVAFLGSLHPSKYVKLLDGLDALVITDVSPLANQTDALRFVAFIDRVYDAQLPVFASGIPLDEVFAGDMMNGGYRKKYLRAASRLIASTQR